One Desulfomonile tiedjei genomic window, TCCTGGCGGAACGTACTGTACGGTATGGTCTTATCAGCGGTCTTTTGTTGGTTGAACAGGTGAAAAAGGAAGATCATCACAAGGCAGATGACCAACCAAAGACCCAGGTTCTTATAGATGTTGTTCAAGAAAAGCTCCCATTGCTAAGGCTTTATAGTTAATACAAATATACCACGAAACGCCAGTACACGCAATTATGCGGTCTCTACTTCTTTATGATGTGGTATCACCTATTTGTTGTCAAGTTGCCAAAGCGCAGGGAGCAGTCCCGTGGAGCCGTTGCCAAATTCCGTGCGCCGGCATTCTCATGATGGATTATGCCCTTAGATCCATTTGAGGTTACGGGATGCCATGACCCCGTCAGGGCTGGGACTGAAACGACCAAGCAATCCCATTTTCGGTAGGACCGGCATCCTGTCGGTCCTACCGAAAATGAGATCGCTTTCCATCGGACTTCACTCCTCGCAATTGTAGATGCTGGATAATTCAGGCAATCGCTACAAGCTTGAAGGTTGCGCCACAAAATTTCGCATTTTAGCCTCAAAAGACTTCTCCGGTTCGGCCGAATGTCATATAAGGTCACACGGTGACCAAGGAGTCTCGACGTACTGGGCCTACGGGGAAAGACAATGAAAGCTCTCACGGCAAATTTCAGTCTGGGCAGAGAGGTCTGGGACAAATTCAGGTCAAAGGTACTCAGGCAAAGCGAGGGATCTCACGCGCTGAACCTGCAACTATCCGAGGTCCCCGAGCCGGAGCTTCCCGGGCCCCAGTGGGTCAAGATCAGGTCTATCATGTCAGGCATCTCCGGAATGGACGAAGGCATGATTATCGATCACGACCCGTCCGCTTTCGGGGCCTTCCTTTCGTTTCCCTTCATCCCCGGCAACGAAAACATGGGAATCGTCACTGAAATAGGCGGCCAGGTCGAAGGGATAGAACCGGGCGAAAGGGCCATCGTTAACCCGCTGCTGTCATGCAAGCCCAGGGAAGTGACACCCCTGTGTCCATCGTGCTCCAGAGGGCAACCTTCCAGTTGCCGAAGCTTTGCCAAGGGTGCCATCGGTCCGGGAATAATAATCGGAGGGTGTAAAGACACCGGAGGCGGCTGGGGTGACTCGTTTATTGCGCACAAGAGTCAGGTGAGAACAATCCCCCAGAACATCGAGAGCGATCAGGCTGTGCTTGTTCCGGAGTTTACAAGGGCTGTGAGGGCGGTTTTGCAGTATCCCCCGAGGTCCGGAGACCGCGTGATAATCGTGGGCGCTGGTTCGCCGGGCCTGATGACCTTACACGCCATACAAGCGCTCGGACATCACGTGGAGATTCTCGTGGTCGCGGATCACTCCTTTGAAGCTGAGTTGGTCGGCGATGTTTCTGAGGCCGGAGTTGCGCTGGCCCATAGTCCAAACTCGCTGTACGAAGAGGTGGCCTCATTCGTGAAAGCCACTGTGCAATATCCCGAAGTGGGGCGTCTGAGCCTCGAGGGCGGAGCTGATTTGGTTTATGAAACGACAGGTCGCGGGGAGCGCATAGACGACGCACTCCGTTTTGCCGGGGAAGGCATGCAGGTCGTGCTTATGAACATAAACCGTCCTTCAGGCTTCGACCTCACTCCCATATGGTTCAAGGGTGTGCGGATCAATGGAACAGCATTCTCCGGGCCTGAGTCTTATAAAGGGGAAACACGAGAAACCTTTGACATCGCCATGGATCTGGTTGCGGAACACAGACTCGCGCCCGAGAAGCTGGTGACCCACAGATTCACATTGGAAGAGCACCGGCAGGCATTTGACACTCTCGCGAATCGAGCGCAGAGCAAAGCCGTCAAGGTGATCTTCAAGCATGTGGTATGATGAATCATGGCTCAGAAAAAAATCCAACTGATAATTCGCGACGCGGGCCTTGGGTCCAGGAGACAAGCAGATGAGATGATTCTCGAAGGCAGGGTCAGGCTCAACGGCCAGGTCGTTGAAAATCCTGCCATGACAGCCGACCCGGAGAAAGATCACATCAAGGTAGACGGCAAACTCCTGCGCCCTCCTGACCTGGCAAAGATTTATTACCTGTTTAACAAGCCGCGAAACGTGGTTTCCACCATGAGTGACCCTGAAGGACGCCCTTGCATTGGCGAACTCCTCAAGCGGCTTAAGAAGAACCTGTTCACGGTGGGGCGTCTCGATTTTGACGCGGAAGGTCTCATGATCCTGACCAACGACGGAACTTTGGCTCAGAAGCTGACCCATCCCTCGCGAAAGGTCCCCCGAACCTATCTGGTGAAAGTCCGGGGAATGCCTGATGACAAGATCCTCTCCACCATTCGAAAGGGCATGAGTATCGGAGAGGGCGAACGGGTAGGCGACATTGAACTTACCGTGGTCAGGCGACAGAAGACAACCACATGGGTAAAAGTGGTCCTTTTCGAGGGCAAAAAGAACGAAATAAAGCGGATCTTCTTCCGAATCCGGCATCCCGTGCGCAAGCTGCGAAGAATAGCATTCGGTCCGTTTCGGTTGGGAAATTTGCCCGTCGGTGAATGGCGACCTTTTGATGCCGAGGAAGAGGCGAAACTCGCGACAATCCTGGGGTGAGCCGCCCTGACAACCGATATTCCACAACTAAGATTGTGACTTGCAGAATGCCACTTCACTGTAGAGAACGCAGTGAGAGGTTTCTTTGTGGGGCAGGCTTTCCAGCCTGCCTGTCCCAAGAAACCGCAGGATGGCAGGCTGGAAAGCCTGCCCCACAAAGAAAGAGTCTCCACCCGAAAGGCTGAATGATCAAAAGGCCACCTGAAAAACCGTTGACAGACTCTCCCGAGTTCCGTATCCTCATCCACGGAGAATAAGAAATGGTCAACACGATCCGCGGGTTTTTTTGCTTTTTTAGCTTTAGAAGGAGTACCTGCGTGACCTGAGTGTGACCATTCCACGATAAAGCAAAGAAAGCGGAGTTCACACTCCGCTTTTTTTGTTGGCTACAGCTTTGGATAAGGTCATTAACCAAGAAACGGAGGACAACATGGCGGGACCGCTCGACGGTATTCGTGTTATCGAAATCTCTATGTTCCAGCAGGGTCCGGTAGCGGGCATGCGTCTGGGTGATCTGGGCGCGGATGTAATCAAGATCGAACCCAAAACCGGAGACCCCGGCCGCGGGTTCATGAGGATCATCGGGGCTATGGTCGGCCTGAAGGGCCGCAATTACTACTTTGAACACTGCAACCGCAATAAGCGGAGCATTGTCCTGGACCTCAAGAAACCGCAGGCTATGGAGGTCCTGCTCAAGCTCATTGATACCGCGGACGTATTCCTCAACAACATGAGCATACAGGCTCCCGATCGAATGGGCATAGGCCCGGAGGCTCTCCTGGCCAGAAATCCCGGATTGATATATGCCCACGCTTCGGGTTGGGGGCGCAAAGGACCCGATGCGGACGAATACTCTTTCGATTACACGGGAATTGCCCGATCCGGGCTGATGATGTCATGCGGAGAAAAAGATGCGCCACCTACCCAAATCCTGCCCGGAATCGGTGACGAAGTCGGGGCACTGCTTTGCGCATGGGGCGTCACTGCCGCGCTCTATGCCCGGGAAAAGACCGGCAGAGGACAGGTCGTGGACACTTCCCTTATGGGCAGCGTCATTGCCACTCTCGGATTCATTATGGCAGCGCCGTCAATCATGGGCGCAGAGTTTCCGAGGGAAGTCCGGGCACAGGCAGGCAACCCCATATATAACCACTATCGTTGTCAGGACGGCCGATGGATAGCCATCGCCCATTTACAGCCCGAGCGGTATTGGCCCAAGGTATGCAAAGCCCTTGATTTGGAGCGCCTGGAACATGACCCTAGTTTCGCCACCATAGAGGCACGCAGCGAGAACGCGGCACAGCTTGTAGCAATCTTCGATGAGAGGTTTGCCACCAGACCGCGAGATGAATGGTTGAATATCTTGACTCAGGGAGGATGCATTTGCACCCCCGTACAGACGCCGACAGAGGTGTCGAACGATCCGCAGGCACTGGCCAACGACTACTTTACTTATCTGGACCACCCGGTACACGGTAAGACGAAAATGGTGGGTTTTCCCTGGGATTTCAGCGACACCCCGGCCACGTGCCGGCGTGAGCCCCCCGAACTCGGCCAACATACGATAGAGATCCTGACCGAGCTTGGATATACTGCAACCGAAGTGGAAGCACTGAGGCAAGATGAAGTTATATAGGGATCTCGTCAATTGTGAATTTGTTCATACTGATTGCCAAAAGGGATGTTCGAAAACGCTGTACGGTTAAGGGTGTCAGAAGGATCACGAGCGGCGGGTATTGCCCGATCGTAGGGCGGGCTGTGCCCGTCGCGGCAAGGCCTTCCCCACTTTCCGGCAGCGTCTCGCTAACAATCTTTGTAATGGTTCACCGGGCTTGAGACGGCTCTGCGCCCGGTGAGGATGGAGGGGGAGACCATCTCCCCCTCCAAACCTCCCCCATCGTGGATTCAAGGCGTCAGGGCTGTCCCGGTGAACGGTTACCAATCTTTCTTCATTCCCGGCCATTTGCTTGCCCAGTGCCGGGAAGAAAAGTTGACAAAAGACGCGCAGACCTTCTATCTTGTTTATTGTGAGGCAACCCATCTAGGGAGGGAGGCACCATGGTAGAAGGAAGAGTAGCCCGAGTCACGGAAGTCATAGCGGGTTCCCCCAACAGTTTCGAAGAAGCAGTCAAACTGGCTTTCGACCGCGCCAACAAAACATTGCGTAACATTACAGGCATGAAAATCGTAGAACACAGGGTAATGATCGAAGCCGGACAGATTCAGGAATATCGCGTCAGAGCGGAAGTGATATTCGTTCTGGAATAATTTCAAACCTGAGATTAATTGCTCTTATGTTGGCGTTGCCTCACTTTTCAGCTTCTCGCGGTCACAAATCTTCATAGCAACCTCACAGGGCCTCGGGTAATGTGACCCTTGCCTGAAGTCTTTCCTTTGCATCAGTTCGTTCAGACGAGTTCTCACGCCTCGGCGATCAAGCATCCAAAGCGGTGCCACAAGCTCTTCCTCATGGGGATCAGAGGTCATCCTGTGAATCACCATCTCCTGCGGGAGGGCCTCCATCACGGCCAGGGTCGCTTCTGCTGCGGATTCCTCGGTCATAGGAAGGTAGTTTCCTTCCCGATACATGGCTTCCAGGGCAGTTCCCCGGATTATATACAAAGGATGCAGCTTCACACCCTGCACTCCGGCATCTGCAACGGCTCCGGCTGTCTGCACCATGTCTTCGATGGATTCACCCGGAAGCCCCAGTATAAGATGCGCCACGATCGGGATGCCCCTTTGGCCGGTCCTGGCCACAGCGTCGAAAAAGGCCTCCGGCCCGTGCCCGCGATTGATCAGGTCCAGAGTTTTCTTGTGGGCCGACTGCAAACCGTACTCAATCCATATCAGACGCTCCCGGCTCATTTCCTCCAGGATATCCAGTACCCCGTCGGACACGCAGTCCGGCCGCGTGCCGATGGCCATGCCGACGACCTCGGGCTGGTGGCAAGCATCGCTGTAGAGCCGAAAAAGCTGGTCCGGTTCTCCGTAGGTATTGGTAAAAGACTGAAAATATGCAATGAACTTCCTGACACCATAACGCCGGGAAAGGAACTCTATGCCTCGGTCCATCTGTTCGGCAACGGAAAGGCCTTGCACGCTCGCGCCTGTGCCGGAGCCTCTCGGGTTGCAGTAAATGCACCCGCCGGAATTGAGACTGCCGTCGCGGTTAGGGCACCCCAAACCAGCGTCAATGGTTATCTTGCGGACCGGTTCGTGGAAACGTTCCTTGAGCCACCCTGACAGAGAACGATATCTTTGGACCATTTGAGCCATAGGTGTACTCTAACACTGTAAACTGCCGTCGGCAAACCCTGGCAAACATTAGGTTACGCGGAAAGGCATCGCTTGCGGCGACCTCGGTAGGGGCGGTTCGTGAACCGCCCGAAATCAGGGCGCTTCTCGAAGCGCCCCTACAAGAGAACCCCCTTAATTTTCAGGTTTTGGGACAGTTTCGGAGGGACTGCCCCACAAAAACAGCCCACACCTCGAAAGGCTGAATGCCCACAAGCAACGGAAATTTGTTGTAGGAACTGGGCTCAAAGTTTAAAAAAGACGAGAGGCCTTCAAGGTCAGGGTGACAATCGGACGGGGATCAAGGCCAATTGCCAAGTGAGGTCAATTTGAAAGGCGATGTAGTCTTTGTTTGTACGGAATGTGGCAAGCAACTTGCCAAATGGATGGGCCGTTGCCCAGGTTGCGGTGAATGGAATTGCGTAAACGAGAGAGAAGTTAGGCATACCAAAGGCCCGGGAGGGAAACTTGTGCTTTCCGCCGAGGAACCGCAGGGGGTCGTTCCCTTGACGGAAATTCACGGCGATCAGCGCCCCAGAATCAATACCGGAATCGGGGAACTGGACAGGGTCCTTGGCGGAGGGCTTATTAGATCCAGCGTGATCATGCTGGGCGGCGATCCTGGAATCGGCAAGAGCACCTTGCTAATGCAGGCTTTCGGCAAAATGGCCATTCGCGGAGAGACCGTCCTGTACGTTTCCGGAGAGGAATCCGCTGAACAGATCAAAATCAGGGCCGACCGGCTCGGGCTCCAAAGCCCCGGGTTCCTCGTTCTGGCAGAAAATCAACTGGAAACGATCATACAAAAGATTTCGCAATCGGACGCTTCGGTGGTGGTGCTAGATTCCGTTCAATCGTGTTTCAGCAGCTCTTTCGAAAGCCATGCCGGGAGCATATCTCAAGTCCGACACGTTGCGGCAACCGTCCTGGATTGCATCAAGAGAGGCTCCGCGGCGTGCTTTATCGTTGGCCATGTGACCAAAGACGGCAGCTTGGCCGGTCCAAAGGTATTGGAGCACATGGTGGACACAGTGCTGTATTTTGAAGGGGAACGAGGACACCCCTATCGGATTCTCAGGTCCGTGAAAAATCGCTTCGGGTCGGTAAGTGAAATCGGCGTATTCGAGATGGGCGACCTGGGCCTGGTGGAGGTGGACAATCCTTCGGAATTGTTCCTGTCGGAAAGACCGGAGGGCGTCTCGGGGTCTACAGTGACGGCCCTGGTGGAGGGGTCTCGGCCTATTCTGGCCGAAATCCAGGCATTGGTGGCAGGGCCCGTTCCCGGCCAGGGACGCAGGACATGCCTCGGGATTGACTCTCAGCGCTTGGCCCTTATGATAGCCGTCATGGAGAAAAAGCTCGGACTGACACTCACCGACCAGGACATCTTCCTCAACGCGGTGGGCGGAGTTCGAGCCACCGAGCCCGCTGCAGACCTGTCGCTGATTGCCGCGCTGCTGTCATCTCACCTGGACCGAACAGTTAGGCCTGGGACATTGGTGTTCGGCGAGGTAGGACTTGCCGGGGAAGTCCGCCGTGTGTCCAGGGCCGCAGCCAGGATCAACGAAGCATCAAGATTGGGCTTCAATCGGATAATCGCGCCCGCGGGCAACGCGGAACTTTCCGCAGCGAAGGGTATAACCGCGGTCGGGGTAACCCATGTCAAAGAGTTGGCTCAAGCGCTCTTCGAGTGAACGGTTATATACGGATTGCCAAAAGTAATGTCCGTTTGGCCACGATACGATCAGTCTGGTTTTCAGACCGCATCGACGGGGCCTACTCTGTCAGAGGGTTATAAAGCCCGTCGTTCCCGCGAAAGCGGGAACCCAGGAAATCCCGCGAGACGCGGGGACTGGATTCCTGCTTGCGCAGGAATGACGAAACGGAGTGCCTGCAAATCGGACAAAAATTATGGCAACTGCTATAGATCGAGGGCCGCTCAAACCATTGTTAGAAATTCCGGAAACCGTTGCAGAGGTCGATGATGAACCATTCATTCGTAGATGTGGGCGCAAAAATAAGAGCCTGTCGCAAGAGAAAGCAGCTTTCCCTGATCGACCTCTCCCGGATAACCGGCATAGCTGCATCGAACCTGAGTTCCATAGAGCTGAACAAGTCGTCGCCAACTTTGAACACATTAATGAAGATCGCTTCCGCCTTCGGCATGAAAGCCGGTGCGTTTCTCGATGAAGTTCTATACCAAAAGGCCGTTCACTGCCCTGCCGGAGAAGGAGAAAACATTCCGACGAGTTCGCCCGCGGTTTCTGTGCGCCCGGTTACGGCAGGGATTTTTCTGAGCCGGATGGAGGCCAGTATCATCACTATTGAAATGGCCGCCGACTCGTATGACCTGGAAGCTGCGGGGACCGACCGATTCGTCTACTGCCTCGAAGGTCGGGTCAGTGCCCGAGTGGATGACGAAACCTTTTCGCTCTCAAAAGGGGACAGCCTGTACATGCTTCCCGGGACCAGTGTGTCGTTTAAGTTACGCGGCGCCGGTAACCGTAAGTCGTCTTTTCTTCTTGTGAGCGCCGCAACCCCAAGTTAAAGGCATTGGGACGCTGAAACCAATACGCTTTCCTATTTCTTCGTAAATCCGTGGGCCGCGAGCTGTGCGAGGAACTTCTGGCGGGTCCCTTTCGGGATGTGGATTGTGTGTTCAATGGAGGTCTTACCGGACTTGGCAGGAAAAATACCCTTGTCCGGCGGGACTTGGGTATTTAGCCCCCATACCTCTCGCGGAGTTGTGTTCAGTAGCTTAGCCATTGCCACAAAGGAGAGGTCCTTGTGAAGCTTCACCTTGTTGACCGTCTCGAAGGCCAGACTGGGGCGCTGATGAATCTGAATTCGATAGAAGTCTCTGTACTTACTTATGAGCGCGAGAGCTATCAAACGTGGGACGTATTTTTCAGTCTCTATCGGTAAAGGCACATCCCAGTACGAGGATGCCCCGAACTGACACAGCCGTTGAACGACTCTGGAAGGCCCCGCGTTGTACGCCGCGGCTGTGAGAAGCCAATCCTTGAAGCCCTCCCGTTCGACCTTGTCGCTGAGGCTGACCTTCTTGACTCCGTTCATCCAGGCCAGATACTTGGCTGCCGAATGAGTGGAGTTCACCAAATCGGCCCGCTCATCCTTCCAATGGTTAATATTCATTTTCCAGTTGTACTGCTCGCAGCCGTGTGGGCCACACTGCGCGGTGGCCTTGATGAATTGCCAGTAGCCGTACGCGCCCGCTGAAGATAAAGCCCTGCTGTCATAGCTGGATTCAATTGCCGCGAGGTATAGGAACTCCGGCGGCACATCGTATTTTTTTAGAATCGGCAAGATTACAGGTCTCAAGGTGTCCGCCCGAGCCAGCCACAACAACACTCTCGAACGCCGATCCAGAAGCAGGTAGTTAATTTCCTTGACTATTCTCTCTTGAACGTCCCGGCGAGAGATAGGAACCGTCGTCCCGGTAAACACCAGTCCTGACTTTTCGACATGTGGAGGTAGTCCAAACCGAGACGAGTCAGGCGTGGCTTCCAGGTGCGGAGCGGAACAGATCTCCGCACTTACGCTGTTTGGGGCGTCAAGCCCTCCTATAGCCAGGATGACAAGTGCGGTTATTATAGTTGCGGATTTCAAACGCTTCTTCCTGAAGAGGGTTGTCAATGCAGGTGAAAGCTCCTATGCCCGCTCAAGGCCAAGCATTGCTCTAATGGTGAAGCCAACTCGGGAGTCCGCCACATGGCGGTCCCTGTGGCTCACCTCCAAGCCCCTATAACACGATGGCCATGACTCTCTCAAGCAGCATCAATTCCCGCTTGGCCAGGACGATGTTTTTGTACATAGGGTTCATGGATTTGAGAAGTAGGCTTTCGCCCACAAATTCCACTTTCTTCACGAAAGCTCGACCGTCGGAGCGATTCTTGAAAATTACCAGGTCCCCGTCTTTAACTTCTTCCCAGGATTCGGGCTTGATGAACAGAAGTGTCCCGTCACCGAAGAATTCCTGCAAGGAATCACCTCTGACTCTTACACAATAGAGTCGTTGAGCAAAGGACGGGTCCACTCCAGGAGGTATTTCGACCTGCTCGAAGCCCTCGCCTGCTGCGAACCCTCCGTCGGTAAACTCAAATCCCATTCCTGCGCTGACATGGCCTACCATTGGGATTGTTCGAGCATATGTGAATCCCGGCGTGTCAGACAGGATTTTGGCCAACGTCTCCATTGCTTCACGAATTGTGCTCGCTTCGGCAAAGACCCGGACATCGTCGACCTCCGAGTCCCAAGCCCATGAGAAAGGTTTGTCCTGAAGGAATCGGACCAGTTCTTCATCGATGAACTCTCGATTGGACCTCGCGCGGTTACAGAATTCTTTGAACCTCGTCGGAGAGTACGCACGTCCTTCGTCCGGCTCTTCTTGCAGGATCATGTAGATCTGCACCATGGCTTGTATGACTCGGTTTTCCGCAGGGTGCAGCTCCATGGAGCGCACTTCGTCCATGAGGCCTTTATCGCGAGCATTCAGGCGCTTCAGGAGCAACTCCCGTATCTTCGGGAATTTTGCGCTGGGACGAGGCGGAACTCTGTGGAGTTCGAAGCGCACAAGATCCAGGATTTCATCCTCCGAGGCTGCCAGGAACTCGGCCCAGGTTCTCAACTGCGCCCGATTTCGCGGCCTTCCCAGGTCAGGAGGGTTCTTTTTTCCCGTAAATATCTGAGAAACGTAGGCAGGAGAAACCCCAAGCTGTTCAGCCAGGGTTTTCTGGTTTCTTCCCAGCCGCCTGCTTCTCTCTTTGGCGAAAGATCCGAATGTTTTCATATCTCGTGGACACCAGGTATTATCGCTTTTGTTGGATGCGCGGCGAATCAGTGGATAAGTTTACCATAATATTTAACAAAAATTCTAGACTATTGAAATTAACTGTCAAGGGAAATTTTCCAGCCGCAGCTTGCCTCGAATGCCCCGGCGCTGGCTGGCTAGGTCTGGTTCTCAGGCTCTGCCCGGAAACACATGTCATTTCAACCAAGCCAGGGAGGCGGAGCCTTGGAGCCGGGAAAAAATGTGCCGGCACGGAGGCGGCACCTACCAATTTCTAAGAGGCGCTCTCCGTAATCGGACACTGTTTTTGACACCTGCTATAACGTAACAATCGGTTCAAAAAAAACACCCGCGGGGACGAACCCCACGGGCGTCTGTGTGAAAGAGATGAGGGAGACCTAAAACTGAAGAGCGAAATCGAGATAAGGGCCCTCAACTCCTACGTCTGCAAAGAGCCGCCCCCTATTTCCGTCGATTTTCCACTGTTTGTAGCCGATCTTGAATCCCGCGTCGACGTTCCTGCTCACGGGTGGGGCTACACCTGCTGCCAAGTCCCACGTGGATAGCCCGAGACCGCCAAAATTCATCCAGCTGAAGCGTCCCTCGAGGTACGGCTTGAACCATGAGAAATAGCCCGTGTTCTGTGGGTCGTACCTCAAATGGGCCCCTATTGCCGGCTGTAGAATGGTTTGA contains:
- a CDS encoding alcohol dehydrogenase catalytic domain-containing protein, with protein sequence MKALTANFSLGREVWDKFRSKVLRQSEGSHALNLQLSEVPEPELPGPQWVKIRSIMSGISGMDEGMIIDHDPSAFGAFLSFPFIPGNENMGIVTEIGGQVEGIEPGERAIVNPLLSCKPREVTPLCPSCSRGQPSSCRSFAKGAIGPGIIIGGCKDTGGGWGDSFIAHKSQVRTIPQNIESDQAVLVPEFTRAVRAVLQYPPRSGDRVIIVGAGSPGLMTLHAIQALGHHVEILVVADHSFEAELVGDVSEAGVALAHSPNSLYEEVASFVKATVQYPEVGRLSLEGGADLVYETTGRGERIDDALRFAGEGMQVVLMNINRPSGFDLTPIWFKGVRINGTAFSGPESYKGETRETFDIAMDLVAEHRLAPEKLVTHRFTLEEHRQAFDTLANRAQSKAVKVIFKHVV
- a CDS encoding rRNA pseudouridine synthase, with product MAQKKIQLIIRDAGLGSRRQADEMILEGRVRLNGQVVENPAMTADPEKDHIKVDGKLLRPPDLAKIYYLFNKPRNVVSTMSDPEGRPCIGELLKRLKKNLFTVGRLDFDAEGLMILTNDGTLAQKLTHPSRKVPRTYLVKVRGMPDDKILSTIRKGMSIGEGERVGDIELTVVRRQKTTTWVKVVLFEGKKNEIKRIFFRIRHPVRKLRRIAFGPFRLGNLPVGEWRPFDAEEEAKLATILG
- a CDS encoding CoA transferase, with amino-acid sequence MAGPLDGIRVIEISMFQQGPVAGMRLGDLGADVIKIEPKTGDPGRGFMRIIGAMVGLKGRNYYFEHCNRNKRSIVLDLKKPQAMEVLLKLIDTADVFLNNMSIQAPDRMGIGPEALLARNPGLIYAHASGWGRKGPDADEYSFDYTGIARSGLMMSCGEKDAPPTQILPGIGDEVGALLCAWGVTAALYAREKTGRGQVVDTSLMGSVIATLGFIMAAPSIMGAEFPREVRAQAGNPIYNHYRCQDGRWIAIAHLQPERYWPKVCKALDLERLEHDPSFATIEARSENAAQLVAIFDERFATRPRDEWLNILTQGGCICTPVQTPTEVSNDPQALANDYFTYLDHPVHGKTKMVGFPWDFSDTPATCRREPPELGQHTIEILTELGYTATEVEALRQDEVI
- a CDS encoding dodecin domain-containing protein — its product is MVEGRVARVTEVIAGSPNSFEEAVKLAFDRANKTLRNITGMKIVEHRVMIEAGQIQEYRVRAEVIFVLE
- a CDS encoding TIGR01212 family radical SAM protein (This family includes YhcC from E. coli K-12, an uncharacterized radical SAM protein.) → MVQRYRSLSGWLKERFHEPVRKITIDAGLGCPNRDGSLNSGGCIYCNPRGSGTGASVQGLSVAEQMDRGIEFLSRRYGVRKFIAYFQSFTNTYGEPDQLFRLYSDACHQPEVVGMAIGTRPDCVSDGVLDILEEMSRERLIWIEYGLQSAHKKTLDLINRGHGPEAFFDAVARTGQRGIPIVAHLILGLPGESIEDMVQTAGAVADAGVQGVKLHPLYIIRGTALEAMYREGNYLPMTEESAAEATLAVMEALPQEMVIHRMTSDPHEEELVAPLWMLDRRGVRTRLNELMQRKDFRQGSHYPRPCEVAMKICDREKLKSEATPT
- the radA gene encoding DNA repair protein RadA encodes the protein MKGDVVFVCTECGKQLAKWMGRCPGCGEWNCVNEREVRHTKGPGGKLVLSAEEPQGVVPLTEIHGDQRPRINTGIGELDRVLGGGLIRSSVIMLGGDPGIGKSTLLMQAFGKMAIRGETVLYVSGEESAEQIKIRADRLGLQSPGFLVLAENQLETIIQKISQSDASVVVLDSVQSCFSSSFESHAGSISQVRHVAATVLDCIKRGSAACFIVGHVTKDGSLAGPKVLEHMVDTVLYFEGERGHPYRILRSVKNRFGSVSEIGVFEMGDLGLVEVDNPSELFLSERPEGVSGSTVTALVEGSRPILAEIQALVAGPVPGQGRRTCLGIDSQRLALMIAVMEKKLGLTLTDQDIFLNAVGGVRATEPAADLSLIAALLSSHLDRTVRPGTLVFGEVGLAGEVRRVSRAAARINEASRLGFNRIIAPAGNAELSAAKGITAVGVTHVKELAQALFE
- a CDS encoding helix-turn-helix transcriptional regulator, producing the protein MNHSFVDVGAKIRACRKRKQLSLIDLSRITGIAASNLSSIELNKSSPTLNTLMKIASAFGMKAGAFLDEVLYQKAVHCPAGEGENIPTSSPAVSVRPVTAGIFLSRMEASIITIEMAADSYDLEAAGTDRFVYCLEGRVSARVDDETFSLSKGDSLYMLPGTSVSFKLRGAGNRKSSFLLVSAATPS
- a CDS encoding lytic transglycosylase domain-containing protein; this translates as MKSATIITALVILAIGGLDAPNSVSAEICSAPHLEATPDSSRFGLPPHVEKSGLVFTGTTVPISRRDVQERIVKEINYLLLDRRSRVLLWLARADTLRPVILPILKKYDVPPEFLYLAAIESSYDSRALSSAGAYGYWQFIKATAQCGPHGCEQYNWKMNINHWKDERADLVNSTHSAAKYLAWMNGVKKVSLSDKVEREGFKDWLLTAAAYNAGPSRVVQRLCQFGASSYWDVPLPIETEKYVPRLIALALISKYRDFYRIQIHQRPSLAFETVNKVKLHKDLSFVAMAKLLNTTPREVWGLNTQVPPDKGIFPAKSGKTSIEHTIHIPKGTRQKFLAQLAAHGFTKK
- a CDS encoding helix-turn-helix transcriptional regulator; this encodes MKTFGSFAKERSRRLGRNQKTLAEQLGVSPAYVSQIFTGKKNPPDLGRPRNRAQLRTWAEFLAASEDEILDLVRFELHRVPPRPSAKFPKIRELLLKRLNARDKGLMDEVRSMELHPAENRVIQAMVQIYMILQEEPDEGRAYSPTRFKEFCNRARSNREFIDEELVRFLQDKPFSWAWDSEVDDVRVFAEASTIREAMETLAKILSDTPGFTYARTIPMVGHVSAGMGFEFTDGGFAAGEGFEQVEIPPGVDPSFAQRLYCVRVRGDSLQEFFGDGTLLFIKPESWEEVKDGDLVIFKNRSDGRAFVKKVEFVGESLLLKSMNPMYKNIVLAKRELMLLERVMAIVL